One window from the genome of Deltaproteobacteria bacterium encodes:
- a CDS encoding acetyl-CoA carboxylase biotin carboxylase subunit, translated as MKSKPFGKIFIANRGEIACRAIRPCRELGVRAVVGYSDCDELSLHVKLADESVRLGPSPASMSYLDIEAVLRAAKDSECDAIFPGYGFLAENPDFVEAVEREGMVFIGPSARVMRILGDKIAARKALTASGVPVTPGLNDVEDAEQIIKFGDRVGWPVIIKATAGGGGKGMQKVSSPYEVEEKLEAARSVAEKAFGKGAVYVEKFITGGRHIEFQFLADRYGRVIHLGERECSIQRHHQKLVEEAPSSLLTPEVRKKMGDVVVRAMKDIGYETAGTLEFLVDRDGKFYALEVNTRIQVEHTVTEMISGFDIIRKMFKIAAGERLSLAQEEVKMRGHAIQCRINAEDPKNGFAPSFGRISFLRQISGPFVRTESGIYQGWQVPPFYDSLLAKICSVGKDRKTAIERMRRALREYEIWGVKTTIPLLRRIMDHPDFVKGEIHTGFIEENIAGLTEYVEVEEEIFKVAKFVAEVSAFGRNIHGA; from the coding sequence ATGAAAAGTAAGCCGTTCGGAAAGATCTTCATCGCCAACCGCGGCGAAATCGCCTGCCGCGCCATACGTCCGTGCCGCGAGCTGGGGGTCCGTGCCGTAGTGGGGTATTCCGACTGCGACGAGCTCTCCCTGCACGTGAAGCTGGCCGACGAATCGGTGCGCCTGGGGCCTTCCCCGGCCAGCATGAGCTACCTCGACATCGAGGCGGTGCTGCGCGCCGCGAAGGACTCGGAGTGCGACGCAATATTTCCCGGATACGGGTTTCTCGCCGAAAATCCCGATTTCGTCGAGGCGGTCGAGCGGGAAGGAATGGTCTTCATCGGCCCCTCCGCGCGAGTGATGCGGATACTGGGCGACAAGATCGCAGCCCGCAAGGCGCTCACCGCTTCGGGAGTCCCCGTGACGCCCGGCCTGAACGACGTCGAGGACGCGGAGCAGATCATCAAGTTCGGGGATCGCGTGGGGTGGCCGGTCATCATAAAGGCGACCGCGGGCGGGGGCGGAAAGGGGATGCAGAAGGTCTCCTCCCCGTATGAAGTGGAGGAAAAGCTCGAAGCTGCGCGGTCCGTCGCCGAGAAGGCTTTCGGGAAAGGGGCGGTCTACGTCGAGAAGTTCATCACCGGCGGCCGTCACATCGAGTTCCAGTTCCTCGCGGACAGGTACGGGCGGGTCATCCACCTGGGCGAGCGCGAATGTTCAATCCAGCGTCATCACCAGAAACTCGTGGAGGAGGCCCCAAGCTCGCTTCTTACGCCGGAGGTCCGGAAGAAAATGGGCGACGTTGTCGTCCGCGCCATGAAGGACATCGGGTACGAGACCGCGGGAACGCTCGAGTTCCTCGTCGACCGGGACGGGAAGTTCTATGCCCTGGAGGTCAACACGCGGATACAGGTCGAACACACCGTGACCGAGATGATCAGCGGCTTCGACATCATCCGGAAGATGTTCAAGATAGCGGCGGGGGAGCGGCTGTCGCTGGCGCAGGAAGAAGTGAAGATGCGCGGGCACGCCATCCAGTGCCGGATCAACGCGGAAGATCCGAAAAACGGTTTCGCCCCCTCCTTCGGACGGATCTCTTTCTTGAGGCAGATCAGCGGACCGTTCGTGCGCACGGAGTCGGGAATCTACCAGGGGTGGCAGGTCCCGCCGTTCTACGATTCGCTGCTGGCGAAGATCTGTTCCGTCGGGAAGGACCGGAAGACGGCCATAGAGCGGATGCGCAGGGCCTTGCGTGAGTACGAAATCTGGGGGGTGAAAACGACGATCCCGCTGCTGCGGCGGATCATGGACCATCCCGACTTCGTAAAGGGCGAGATCCACACAGGGTTCATCGAGGAGAACATCGCAGGCCTCACCGAATACGTGGAGGTCGAGGAGGAGATCTTCAAGGTGGCGAAGTTCGTGGCGGAGGTGTCCGCCTTCGGGCGGAACATCCACGGCGCATGA
- a CDS encoding biotin attachment protein: protein MRASLAKKGAKKFLKALREGKEILYTNTGPRDTGQSDYKNRFTLYDLSRLVPLYNASGYFSVEMHGGARLHQDLLNNKIQPFEEARMWAEGMPDVLTQTLIRSTNVWGYRMYPRNVVRLAVRAFLPTIDVWRCFDFLNYIQNMAPVAEEVLSGGKIFEPAISFTESPECSDAYYLRVVKEIVSMCGGTGGIILCIKDMAGVGSPARIGRLVDAILQRHPDLVLQYHRHATDGLAIPALAAAAGAGAQLFDVTDDAFSRFYGHVPVRPLTRYLRELDFPVRLDMARAGEASDIVRGFIRNYERFESQYKGFSHDVTDHRMPGGAFPSSFEQAEKGGFLELMPDILKGMAYGNRIIKYFDVTPGSQITWTTWAGIVQRFHKEGGDQSVRRLFHVLDRYFQSGERLEALSQADENVLLRLYSGATDDLKNLLLGRYGPLPFGWPKDWVYRSAFGEGWEERVKKERIESSPLGKLADDNLEKSRAAMEDELGRPPTDEEFVLYLMHPKAALDFVRFRQTYGDTTILPTSVWLRGLKRPGDSLSVTLGSKPHQIKLVSIGEGVGGVKQVVLSVDNIMHVFPVELPEAALARKAVRKASPSVKGELGAPVTGTVWRIGTKDRQLKAGDRVKRGEEVMNIEVMKTENAVKSPIAGVIREICIHVNEGVEEGQLLAVIAPDGD from the coding sequence ATGCGGGCGAGCCTCGCGAAAAAGGGGGCGAAGAAATTCCTCAAGGCCCTGCGTGAGGGAAAGGAGATCCTCTATACCAACACAGGCCCCCGCGACACCGGCCAGAGCGATTACAAGAACCGGTTCACCCTCTACGACCTGTCACGCCTCGTACCGCTTTACAACGCTTCGGGATACTTTTCCGTCGAGATGCACGGCGGCGCCCGCCTGCACCAGGACCTGCTGAACAACAAGATCCAGCCGTTCGAGGAAGCGCGCATGTGGGCGGAGGGGATGCCCGACGTCCTGACGCAGACGCTCATCCGGTCCACCAACGTCTGGGGATACAGGATGTACCCGCGCAACGTCGTCCGTCTTGCCGTCAGGGCGTTCCTTCCCACTATCGACGTGTGGCGCTGTTTCGACTTCCTGAATTACATCCAGAACATGGCGCCGGTCGCGGAGGAGGTGCTTTCCGGCGGAAAGATCTTCGAGCCTGCGATCTCCTTCACGGAATCTCCCGAGTGCTCCGACGCCTACTACCTTCGTGTGGTAAAGGAGATCGTCTCGATGTGCGGGGGAACCGGCGGCATCATCCTCTGCATCAAGGACATGGCGGGTGTGGGCAGCCCGGCGCGAATCGGCAGGCTCGTGGACGCCATCCTCCAGAGACATCCGGACCTCGTGCTCCAGTACCACCGGCATGCGACCGACGGGCTTGCCATCCCGGCGCTGGCAGCGGCTGCGGGAGCGGGCGCGCAGCTATTCGACGTGACCGACGACGCCTTCTCGCGGTTCTACGGGCACGTGCCGGTCCGGCCGCTCACGCGGTACCTGCGGGAGCTGGACTTCCCGGTCCGCCTGGACATGGCCCGCGCGGGTGAAGCATCCGACATCGTCCGGGGGTTCATCCGCAACTACGAAAGGTTCGAGTCGCAGTACAAGGGCTTTTCGCACGACGTGACCGACCACCGGATGCCCGGCGGCGCCTTCCCCTCCTCCTTCGAACAGGCGGAGAAGGGCGGCTTCCTGGAACTGATGCCCGACATCCTGAAAGGCATGGCTTACGGGAACCGGATCATCAAGTACTTCGACGTGACGCCGGGCTCCCAGATCACCTGGACCACGTGGGCGGGGATCGTCCAGCGGTTCCACAAGGAAGGCGGGGACCAGAGCGTTCGAAGGCTGTTCCACGTCCTCGACCGGTATTTCCAGTCCGGAGAGCGGCTGGAGGCCCTGTCGCAGGCGGACGAGAACGTTCTCCTCCGGCTCTATTCGGGAGCGACCGACGACCTGAAGAACCTGCTCCTCGGAAGGTACGGACCGCTTCCTTTCGGCTGGCCGAAGGACTGGGTTTACCGAAGCGCGTTCGGCGAAGGCTGGGAAGAGCGGGTCAAAAAAGAGCGGATCGAATCGTCGCCCCTCGGCAAGCTTGCCGACGACAATCTCGAAAAATCCAGGGCGGCGATGGAAGATGAACTGGGCCGGCCTCCCACGGACGAGGAGTTCGTCCTTTACCTCATGCACCCGAAAGCGGCGTTGGATTTCGTACGGTTTCGGCAGACGTACGGGGACACCACCATCCTGCCCACCTCGGTGTGGCTGCGGGGGCTTAAGCGTCCCGGCGATTCCCTCTCGGTAACGCTGGGAAGCAAACCGCACCAGATCAAGCTCGTTTCGATCGGCGAAGGGGTGGGCGGCGTCAAGCAGGTCGTTCTCTCGGTCGACAACATCATGCACGTCTTCCCCGTCGAGCTTCCCGAGGCGGCGCTGGCGAGGAAGGCGGTGCGCAAGGCCTCCCCGTCCGTCAAGGGGGAGCTCGGCGCGCCGGTGACGGGCACGGTCTGGCGGATCGGCACCAAGGACCGCCAGCTAAAGGCGGGCGACAGGGTGAAACGCGGCGAAGAGGTCATGAACATCGAAGTGATGAAGACGGAAAACGCGGTTAAGTCTCCGATCGCGGGCGTCATCCGCGAAATCTGCATCCATGTCAACGAAGGAGTCGAGGAGGGCCAGCTCCTTGCCGTCATCGCGCCGGATGGGGATTGA